A DNA window from Actinomadura coerulea contains the following coding sequences:
- a CDS encoding class I SAM-dependent methyltransferase: MTKALPPDSRNRASLAYRLRYAAQNPEKIGTYLSRMARDLKFRVASRDHVAYYRAVMKADAARSPEAAVGSPTRERWLALGQMQFDYLLRHGLKPDDRLLEIGCGNLRAGWRFIDYLDAGNYYGIDISPDILLAAQHTLVRNDLREKLPHLTLVGDLKLRFLPSEHFTVVHAHSVFSHSPLEVIDECLANVGRVLAPGGFFDFTFDRTEGNEHHVLREDFYYRTETLTSLAERHGFTARFMDDWEELPHGQSKIRVTR, translated from the coding sequence ATGACGAAAGCACTGCCGCCCGACAGCCGGAATCGCGCGAGCCTGGCGTACCGGCTGCGCTACGCCGCCCAGAATCCGGAAAAGATCGGTACATATCTGTCACGCATGGCGCGCGACCTGAAATTCCGGGTCGCCAGCCGCGACCACGTCGCCTACTACCGGGCCGTCATGAAGGCGGACGCGGCCAGGAGCCCGGAGGCCGCCGTCGGCAGCCCCACCCGCGAACGCTGGCTCGCCCTCGGCCAGATGCAGTTCGACTACCTGCTCAGGCACGGCCTCAAGCCGGACGACCGGCTCCTGGAGATCGGCTGCGGCAACCTGCGCGCCGGCTGGCGGTTCATCGACTACCTCGACGCCGGAAACTACTACGGCATCGACATCTCTCCCGACATCCTGCTCGCCGCGCAGCACACCCTCGTCCGCAACGACCTCCGCGAGAAACTGCCGCACCTGACGCTGGTCGGCGACCTGAAACTGCGGTTCCTGCCGTCGGAGCACTTCACGGTCGTCCATGCGCACAGCGTCTTCAGCCACTCGCCGCTGGAGGTCATCGACGAATGCCTCGCGAACGTGGGGCGCGTCCTGGCCCCCGGGGGCTTCTTCGACTTCACCTTCGACCGCACGGAGGGAAACGAGCACCACGTCCTGCGCGAGGACTTCTACTACCGCACCGAGACCCTGACCTCCCTGGCCGAGCGCCACGGCTTCACCGCCCGCTTCATGGACGACTGGGAGGAGCTCCCGCACGGCCAATCCAAGATCCGCGTCACGCGGTGA
- a CDS encoding snapalysin family zinc-dependent metalloprotease — MSLRKIMAALAVTLGLSFLVPALAAGPASAAAPVAVRTIYYDASAAQEFRTAVDQGAAAWNAAVPAIQLRPATGAQATVKVYADNGWPRTYMNGFGRATIYMGREAVNDGFYPPRIAAHELGHALGLPDNRNGRCDYLMSGHSSPTSCQSTTPHSTEAAQVTRNAGGLVPAALSRETRYADCFVF; from the coding sequence ATGTCCCTCCGCAAGATCATGGCGGCGCTGGCCGTCACGCTCGGGCTGTCCTTCCTGGTGCCCGCGCTGGCCGCCGGGCCGGCGTCGGCCGCGGCCCCGGTCGCGGTCCGCACGATCTACTACGACGCCAGTGCCGCCCAGGAGTTCAGGACGGCCGTCGACCAGGGCGCCGCGGCGTGGAACGCGGCCGTGCCGGCGATCCAGCTCAGGCCCGCGACCGGCGCGCAGGCGACCGTCAAGGTGTACGCCGACAACGGCTGGCCCCGCACCTACATGAACGGCTTCGGCCGCGCCACCATCTACATGGGACGTGAGGCGGTCAACGACGGCTTCTACCCGCCGCGGATCGCCGCGCACGAGCTCGGGCACGCCCTCGGCCTGCCCGACAACCGCAACGGCCGCTGCGACTACCTGATGTCCGGCCACAGCTCGCCGACGTCCTGCCAGAGCACCACCCCGCACTCGACCGAGGCGGCCCAGGTCACCCGCAACGCGGGCGGCCTCGTGCCCGCCGCGCTCAGCCGGGAGACCCGGTACGCGGACTGCTTCGTCTTCTGA
- a CDS encoding S1 family peptidase, producing MRQLLRATLVACAFALAMCGVTSANAAEPAGEGGVPIIGGHSATETYSWMVSLNNGCGGSLVAAQWIVTANHCGSASQARIGSTYKNSGGEVRQIDRRTTRSGTDLTLMHLSTPARSAPVKMAQSNPAAGTPVRLLGFGCMSWPSCRTATVLQEIDLTILPSSRCAAGGGTANDVCVSGDRTHSACHGDSGGPAVVGTRGDWTLVGETHGPGDNMGECATTTLYTGIAPYLSWINQQIGR from the coding sequence ATGCGCCAACTGCTGCGGGCGACGCTGGTCGCGTGCGCCTTCGCGCTCGCGATGTGCGGTGTGACGTCCGCGAACGCCGCCGAGCCCGCCGGTGAGGGCGGCGTGCCGATCATCGGCGGCCACAGCGCCACCGAGACCTACTCCTGGATGGTGTCGCTGAACAACGGCTGCGGCGGCAGCCTGGTCGCGGCCCAGTGGATCGTCACGGCGAACCACTGCGGCTCGGCGTCGCAGGCCCGGATCGGCTCGACCTACAAGAACTCCGGCGGCGAGGTTCGCCAGATCGACCGGCGCACCACCCGGTCGGGCACCGACCTCACCCTGATGCACCTGTCCACCCCCGCCCGTTCGGCCCCGGTGAAGATGGCGCAGTCCAACCCCGCCGCGGGGACCCCCGTGCGGCTGCTCGGCTTCGGCTGCATGAGCTGGCCGAGCTGCAGGACCGCGACCGTCCTCCAGGAGATCGACCTGACGATCCTGCCCAGCAGCCGGTGCGCGGCCGGCGGCGGCACCGCGAACGACGTGTGCGTCTCGGGCGACCGGACCCACTCGGCCTGCCACGGCGACTCCGGCGGCCCGGCGGTCGTCGGCACCCGCGGCGACTGGACGCTCGTCGGCGAGACCCACGGCCCCGGCGACAACATGGGCGAGTGCGCCACCACCACGCTCTACACCGGCATCGCGCCGTACCTGTCGTGGATCAACCAGCAGATCGGCCGCTGA
- a CDS encoding diacylglycerol/lipid kinase family protein has protein sequence MILFTNAKAGTHDAQTLDRAAALLRDAGRDVTVCPCVAPGDLDEALDGDRKAVVVAAGGDGSINRLVSTLHRRGELDRTVGLVPMGTGNDLARNLGIPLDPDEAVRLLLDGGHRDLDMLVDEDGRVTLNAVHVGIGASAAESATRFKSTLKVAAFPLGAVIAGLRHSGWRLRAEADGEVVAEGKFLMASLSNAPGIAGGSAQLAVDAHPGDGKMELVVSAATGPIARIAYALRLRDGSHRHRDDVLHTTAREVTISGQEFRSNSDGEVSGPYTTRTWTLRPGAWRLIAPPRPA, from the coding sequence ATGATTCTCTTCACCAACGCCAAGGCCGGCACGCACGACGCCCAGACCTTGGACCGGGCGGCCGCGCTGCTCAGGGACGCCGGGCGGGACGTCACCGTCTGCCCGTGCGTGGCGCCGGGCGACCTCGACGAGGCGCTGGACGGGGACCGCAAGGCGGTCGTCGTGGCCGCGGGCGGAGACGGTTCCATCAACCGCCTGGTCAGTACCCTGCACCGGCGCGGCGAGCTCGACCGGACGGTCGGGCTGGTGCCGATGGGCACCGGGAACGACCTCGCCCGCAACCTCGGCATCCCGCTCGACCCCGACGAGGCCGTCCGCCTCCTGCTGGACGGCGGGCACCGCGATCTGGACATGCTCGTCGACGAGGACGGCCGCGTCACGCTCAACGCCGTGCACGTGGGCATCGGCGCCTCGGCCGCCGAGAGCGCGACGCGGTTCAAGAGCACCCTCAAGGTCGCCGCGTTCCCGCTGGGCGCCGTCATCGCCGGCCTGCGCCACTCCGGGTGGCGGCTGCGGGCCGAGGCGGACGGCGAGGTCGTCGCCGAGGGCAAGTTCCTGATGGCCTCGCTCAGCAACGCGCCCGGCATCGCCGGCGGCTCCGCCCAGCTCGCCGTGGACGCGCATCCGGGGGACGGGAAGATGGAGCTGGTCGTCTCCGCCGCCACCGGCCCCATCGCGCGGATCGCCTACGCCCTGCGCCTGCGCGACGGCAGCCACCGCCACCGCGACGACGTCCTGCACACCACCGCCCGCGAGGTCACGATCAGCGGCCAGGAGTTCCGGAGCAACAGCGACGGGGAGGTGTCCGGTCCCTACACGACCCGCACCTGGACTCTGCGCCCCGGTGCCTGGCGACTGATCGCGCCGCCCCGGCCCGCGTGA
- a CDS encoding class II glutamine amidotransferase: MCRWMAYSGDPALAEALLFRPAHSLINQSLHARLGVETTNGDGFGIGWFGDRQVPGVYKSVLPAWNDPNLREISREIRTRLLFAHVRASTGAAVQRSNCHPFRHGRWLWMHNGAIADYPRLKRDVMLAVDPSLYPEIEGTTDSEALFYLALTFGLTEDPPGAVARAIGLVEDLGRRHGVPDPLQMTVATSEGESIWVFRYSSQGRTRSLFCSTDIVQLRRLYPGLDVLQRLGTDARFVVSEPIHHLEGAWTEVPESSYAIVRPGTHETHPLVPVRTPQETTA, from the coding sequence ATGTGCAGGTGGATGGCCTACTCCGGGGACCCGGCCCTGGCGGAGGCCCTGCTCTTCCGGCCGGCCCATTCACTGATCAACCAGAGCCTGCACGCCCGTCTGGGGGTGGAGACCACGAACGGCGACGGCTTCGGCATCGGCTGGTTCGGGGACCGGCAGGTCCCGGGCGTGTACAAGAGCGTCCTGCCCGCCTGGAACGACCCGAACCTGCGCGAGATCAGCCGGGAGATCCGGACCCGGCTGCTGTTCGCGCACGTCAGGGCCTCGACCGGCGCCGCCGTGCAGCGCAGCAACTGCCACCCGTTCCGGCACGGGCGGTGGCTGTGGATGCACAACGGGGCCATCGCTGACTACCCCAGGCTGAAGCGGGACGTCATGCTCGCGGTCGATCCGTCGCTCTACCCCGAGATCGAGGGCACGACCGACTCCGAGGCCCTGTTCTACCTGGCCCTCACCTTCGGCCTGACGGAGGATCCGCCGGGTGCCGTCGCTCGCGCCATCGGCCTCGTCGAGGATCTCGGACGGCGCCACGGAGTGCCCGATCCGCTGCAGATGACGGTGGCCACCAGCGAGGGCGAGTCGATCTGGGTGTTCCGCTACTCCAGCCAGGGACGCACGAGGTCCCTCTTCTGCTCCACCGACATCGTCCAGCTGCGCAGGCTCTACCCCGGGCTGGACGTCCTCCAGCGGCTCGGGACGGACGCGCGGTTCGTCGTGTCCGAGCCGATCCACCACCTGGAGGGCGCGTGGACCGAGGTACCGGAGAGCTCGTACGCGATCGTGCGGCCCGGCACCCATGAGACGCACCCCCTCGTCCCCGTCCGGACGCCCCAGGAGACCACCGCATGA
- a CDS encoding sigma-70 family RNA polymerase sigma factor — protein sequence MKTDERDAGPEEFGRLTDPYRRELLAYCYRMLGSVHDAEDLVQEVYLRAWRSYAAFDGRASLRTWLYRIATNACLNALEHSSRRVLPSGLASPSGDVPPIGSRAPEVPWLEPLPDRLAGGGAPPDPAAVVAERAGLRLALIAALQYLPARQRAVLILRDVLGWSAAEVAGMLGMTGAGVNSTLLRARSRLERLVPASEEITEPDEPGRRELLDRFARAFETVDIPGLLRLLTEQAAWEMPPVPYWFSGREAIGRLLAARLPSGRDPNLLVPVRANGQPAFGAYLRGEDGILHAHSLMVITCTRSGIARVSSFMEISIFDDFGLPRVHS from the coding sequence GTGAAGACCGATGAGAGAGATGCCGGGCCCGAGGAGTTCGGACGGTTGACGGACCCGTACCGGCGGGAGCTGCTGGCGTACTGCTACCGGATGCTGGGTTCCGTCCACGACGCCGAGGACCTGGTCCAGGAGGTGTACCTGCGCGCGTGGCGGTCGTACGCGGCCTTCGACGGACGGGCGTCGCTGCGCACGTGGCTGTACCGGATCGCCACGAACGCCTGCCTGAACGCGCTGGAGCACAGCAGCCGGCGGGTGCTGCCCTCCGGCCTCGCCTCGCCGTCCGGCGACGTGCCGCCGATCGGGTCGCGCGCCCCGGAGGTGCCCTGGTTGGAGCCGCTGCCCGACCGGCTCGCCGGAGGCGGCGCGCCACCGGACCCGGCCGCGGTCGTCGCCGAGCGGGCGGGCCTGCGGCTGGCGTTGATCGCCGCCTTGCAGTACCTGCCCGCCAGGCAGCGGGCCGTGCTGATCCTGCGGGACGTGCTGGGCTGGTCGGCCGCGGAGGTCGCCGGGATGCTCGGGATGACCGGCGCGGGGGTCAACAGCACACTGCTGCGCGCCCGGTCCCGCCTGGAGCGGCTGGTCCCCGCCAGTGAGGAGATCACCGAGCCGGACGAGCCGGGGCGCCGCGAGTTGCTCGACCGGTTCGCCAGGGCCTTCGAGACGGTCGACATCCCCGGGCTCCTCCGGCTGCTCACCGAGCAGGCGGCCTGGGAGATGCCGCCCGTCCCGTACTGGTTCAGCGGACGGGAGGCCATCGGCCGGCTGCTCGCCGCCCGGCTGCCCTCCGGCCGCGACCCGAACCTGCTCGTGCCCGTCCGCGCGAACGGCCAGCCCGCCTTCGGCGCGTACCTGCGCGGCGAGGACGGGATCCTGCACGCGCATTCCCTGATGGTGATCACTTGCACCCGTTCCGGAATCGCCCGCGTTTCGAGTTTTATGGAGATATCCATTTTCGATGACTTCGGCCTTCCCCGGGTCCACTCGTGA